A section of the Gloeobacter violaceus PCC 7421 genome encodes:
- a CDS encoding PadR family transcriptional regulator yields the protein MSEPMPDPQSFLPLSPAMLHILLSLGDGDRHGYGIMRAVQEHTQGRVRLGAGALYDSIKRLLAQGLIVECAGADASAGGDERRRYYRLTRLGRQVVGVEVERLAQLVEIARNKNLFPEGT from the coding sequence ATGTCGGAACCGATGCCGGACCCCCAGTCTTTTTTGCCCCTGAGCCCGGCGATGCTGCACATTTTGCTGTCTTTGGGCGACGGCGATCGCCACGGCTACGGGATCATGCGCGCCGTCCAGGAGCACACCCAGGGTAGGGTGCGTTTGGGGGCAGGGGCGCTCTACGACTCGATCAAACGCCTGCTGGCCCAGGGGCTCATCGTCGAGTGCGCCGGAGCGGACGCATCAGCGGGCGGCGACGAGCGGCGGCGCTACTACCGGCTCACTCGCCTGGGCCGCCAGGTGGTGGGGGTGGAGGTGGAACGTCTGGCCCAACTGGTGGAGATCGCCCGCAACAAAAACCTGTTTCCGGAGGGCACCTGA
- a CDS encoding type II toxin-antitoxin system VapC family toxin: MNTKRLLLDTVFIQALLNRRDQYHFQSRAAFPMVREALEVWVTQAVLTEVGNALSGIDRSAAVQFIEQCYQTVNVRVVSVDRALLMRALRLYGSRQDKTWGLTDCISFAVMQEQGLLEALTADEHFVQAGYRALLLNP, translated from the coding sequence GTGAACACCAAACGACTGCTGCTGGACACGGTCTTCATTCAGGCGCTGCTCAACCGGCGTGACCAGTACCACTTTCAATCTCGTGCCGCTTTTCCCATGGTTCGTGAGGCTCTGGAGGTATGGGTGACACAAGCCGTCCTGACGGAAGTGGGCAATGCTTTGAGCGGGATTGACCGTTCAGCGGCGGTGCAATTTATCGAGCAGTGCTACCAGACAGTCAATGTGCGGGTGGTCAGCGTCGACCGGGCTCTGCTGATGCGCGCCTTGCGATTGTATGGCAGCCGCCAGGACAAAACCTGGGGACTGACCGACTGCATTTCGTTTGCCGTTATGCAGGAGCAAGGTTTGCTCGAAGCCCTAACGGCCGATGAGCATTTCGTTCAAGCCGGGTACCGTGCTTTGTTGCTGAACCCATAA
- a CDS encoding type II toxin-antitoxin system VapC family toxin, translated as MAELYLLDTNVLVHYVRKSPRGRAVEAKYGLLSTQIIPQICIVTAGELLSLALQWNWGPVMLSRLNDLLIRLVQVPLDYPRLIDAYAAIDSWSLSRGRRMGKNDAWIAAAAAVTGARLLTTDSDFDHLDEVFLKRDRV; from the coding sequence ATGGCAGAACTGTACCTACTGGATACGAACGTCCTGGTACACTATGTTCGCAAGTCTCCAAGGGGGCGAGCCGTTGAAGCAAAATATGGTCTGCTCTCTACACAAATCATCCCGCAGATTTGTATAGTCACCGCAGGCGAACTCCTATCGCTCGCCCTCCAGTGGAACTGGGGACCGGTCATGCTGAGCAGGTTGAATGACTTGCTGATACGCTTGGTGCAAGTACCGCTGGATTATCCCAGGTTAATTGACGCGTACGCCGCTATCGACTCTTGGAGCCTCAGTAGAGGTCGGCGCATGGGCAAGAACGACGCGTGGATCGCGGCAGCTGCGGCCGTGACCGGTGCCAGGCTCCTGACCACTGACAGCGATTTCGATCACTTGGACGAAGTTTTCTTGAAAAGGGATCGTGTGTAG
- a CDS encoding prepilin peptidase, which translates to MFAIGFWAIVGAAVGSCINVVAHRLPQGISLWWPPSRCPGCLTPLGPLENVPVLGWLWLGGKCRHCRMAIPVRYALVELGTAGLSGVLAWHFQAAFTSTSLVEVACWGFFVAVLLALSLIDLDTLELPGELTAAGIVGGLVFRTFFPVWASGAWASGPPGLVDALYGLLVGIGLFDVISYVGEKAMGKEAMGGGDATLAGLIGVWLGWKLLLVSLAFGFGLGAVFGLAGIAAGRLKREEPLPFGPFLALGALGGLLFGESWITSYMTLF; encoded by the coding sequence GTGTTCGCCATCGGGTTTTGGGCAATCGTCGGGGCGGCGGTGGGCAGTTGCATCAACGTCGTCGCCCACCGTTTGCCCCAGGGCATTTCGCTGTGGTGGCCACCTTCGCGCTGCCCCGGCTGCCTGACCCCGCTCGGGCCGCTGGAGAACGTACCGGTACTGGGTTGGTTGTGGTTGGGGGGTAAATGTCGTCACTGCCGGATGGCAATTCCGGTGCGCTATGCGCTGGTGGAACTGGGGACGGCGGGGTTATCCGGTGTGCTCGCCTGGCATTTTCAGGCGGCCTTTACCTCCACAAGCCTGGTGGAGGTGGCCTGCTGGGGATTTTTTGTGGCGGTGCTGTTGGCGCTGAGCCTGATCGATCTCGACACGCTCGAACTGCCGGGGGAACTGACCGCCGCCGGGATCGTCGGGGGGTTGGTGTTCCGTACGTTTTTTCCAGTCTGGGCAAGCGGCGCCTGGGCGAGCGGCCCGCCCGGTCTGGTGGACGCGCTGTACGGACTGCTGGTAGGTATCGGGCTATTCGATGTGATTAGCTACGTCGGCGAGAAGGCGATGGGCAAAGAGGCGATGGGGGGCGGCGATGCGACCCTGGCGGGGCTCATCGGCGTCTGGCTGGGGTGGAAGTTGCTTCTGGTTTCGCTCGCTTTTGGCTTTGGTCTAGGAGCGGTTTTCGGTCTGGCGGGCATCGCCGCCGGACGGCTCAAGCGCGAAGAGCCGCTGCCCTTTGGCCCGTTTCTGGCCCTCGGTGCGCTGGGCGGGCTATTGTTTGGGGAAAGCTGGATAACGAGTTACATGACGCTGTTTTAA
- the pilM gene encoding type IV pilus biogenesis protein PilM, with translation MTLDVQVTNVTSALAALLGLKSGMGVEIAPEQITIAQLEKRGKGLGLKHLVTAPTPAGAVAGGRVEEPEAVAEVLRDLIADHRLKPGPVATAIPGREAVIRLIRLPADLQADELREVVLNQEAELYLPFSRNDAFVDFQPLAAAVDPDGVKRQEVLLVAAQLSVVNSYLEALRRAGLTARVVDIASFALVRALREPLAQVPPGAAVALVLLSADDTEISILLEGVPQFSRTVSLGTREFREALESTLDLPSFKAANLSRVLGDLADEIQRSLDFYQASGTTAPVPPVAQVLLAGNGANVRQIDEFLRQRLALPVSRVDPVTALGLPEISVPPGLRSGFGVALGLALRIL, from the coding sequence ATGACCCTCGATGTACAGGTGACGAACGTAACGAGCGCACTGGCCGCCTTGTTGGGCCTCAAAAGCGGCATGGGTGTCGAAATCGCCCCCGAGCAAATCACGATCGCCCAACTGGAGAAGCGGGGTAAGGGTCTGGGCCTCAAGCACCTGGTCACCGCCCCCACCCCCGCGGGGGCCGTGGCGGGAGGCCGCGTCGAAGAGCCCGAAGCGGTGGCCGAAGTGCTGCGCGATTTGATCGCCGATCACCGGCTCAAACCGGGACCGGTGGCCACGGCGATCCCGGGCCGCGAGGCGGTGATCCGCTTGATTCGTCTGCCCGCCGACCTGCAGGCCGACGAGTTGCGCGAGGTGGTTCTCAATCAGGAGGCCGAACTGTACCTGCCGTTTTCGCGCAACGACGCTTTTGTCGATTTTCAGCCGCTCGCAGCGGCGGTCGATCCGGACGGGGTCAAGCGCCAGGAGGTGCTCCTGGTGGCCGCCCAGTTGAGCGTCGTCAACTCCTACCTCGAAGCGCTCCGGCGGGCGGGCCTCACCGCCAGAGTGGTTGATATCGCGAGCTTTGCGCTGGTGCGGGCTTTGCGCGAGCCGCTCGCCCAGGTTCCTCCCGGGGCGGCGGTGGCCCTGGTGCTGCTTTCTGCCGACGACACCGAGATTTCGATTTTGCTGGAGGGAGTGCCACAATTCTCGCGCACGGTGAGCCTCGGCACCCGCGAATTTCGCGAGGCGCTGGAGAGCACCCTCGACTTGCCTTCTTTTAAAGCTGCGAATCTGTCGCGGGTGCTGGGCGATCTTGCCGATGAGATCCAGCGCTCGCTCGATTTTTACCAGGCTTCGGGCACTACCGCGCCGGTGCCGCCGGTGGCGCAGGTGCTGCTTGCGGGCAACGGCGCCAACGTCCGGCAGATTGACGAGTTTCTCAGGCAACGGCTGGCTCTGCCCGTCTCCCGGGTCGACCCGGTCACAGCCCTCGGCCTGCCCGAAATAAGCGTACCGCCGGGACTGCGCTCAGGTTTCGGCGTCGCCCTCGGTCTGGCCCTGCGGATCTTGTAA
- a CDS encoding PilN domain-containing protein, with the protein MFTPEINFLKDRTVAAGSDGYTPPAVGAAGGPDPLLVGAAVPIAALAVMAGLTLYFNSQVSTKETELNELAGRAALLDRQLNDVRQLRTDIDNERKRVEAVVNLFDLSRPWSAVMEDLRRRVPEGVWLNVLSSATTKEGDIVTLEGFALRFEDVAALQLTLRDSPFVADAIVVDAVKEEGKDGTPATVAYKIEARLTERKLRELVTALEKTGAVGLLEKLRRVQREQLVR; encoded by the coding sequence ATGTTCACCCCCGAAATCAACTTTCTTAAAGACCGCACGGTCGCAGCCGGCAGCGACGGCTACACGCCTCCTGCTGTCGGGGCGGCCGGTGGGCCGGATCCGCTGCTGGTCGGTGCGGCTGTGCCGATTGCCGCCCTTGCCGTGATGGCCGGACTCACGCTCTACTTCAACTCCCAGGTGAGCACCAAAGAAACCGAACTGAATGAACTGGCGGGCCGAGCCGCTCTGCTCGACCGGCAACTAAACGATGTGCGCCAACTGCGCACCGATATCGACAATGAACGCAAGCGCGTTGAGGCGGTGGTCAACCTCTTCGATCTTTCGCGGCCCTGGTCGGCGGTGATGGAAGATCTGCGCCGCCGCGTCCCCGAGGGCGTCTGGTTGAATGTCCTGAGTTCCGCCACCACCAAAGAAGGCGACATCGTCACCCTCGAAGGTTTTGCCCTGCGCTTCGAAGATGTGGCCGCCCTGCAATTGACGCTGCGCGACTCGCCCTTTGTAGCCGATGCGATCGTGGTCGATGCGGTCAAAGAAGAAGGCAAGGACGGCACACCGGCGACCGTCGCCTACAAAATTGAAGCCAGGCTCACCGAGCGCAAATTGCGCGAGCTGGTCACAGCCCTCGAAAAAACCGGCGCCGTCGGACTGCTTGAAAAACTGCGCCGCGTGCAACGGGAGCAACTGGTGCGATGA
- the pilO gene encoding type 4a pilus biogenesis protein PilO — MTTTNRFLGIELNRQGIALLVGLGGLLVVLLIALQITLPQYNRLADLDGQIAQRNAEIASKQSLLAQLPTLTAERERSAKLLASVASLIPPAEKLPTLLVDTARLVKASNGELRQFTPSQTKALPEVADSINIQANTAKISLNATFAEVLALMRNFERLDALVRIENVSLQPLEIKNAPPGTPPSQRLAAEFDLTAYVLGSGPPSTTEDDKGPGSKTAN; from the coding sequence ATGACTACCACCAACCGCTTTTTGGGTATCGAACTGAATCGCCAGGGCATCGCCCTGTTGGTGGGCCTGGGCGGCCTACTGGTGGTACTGCTTATCGCTCTGCAGATTACCCTCCCCCAGTACAACCGGCTTGCGGACCTCGACGGGCAGATCGCCCAGCGCAACGCCGAAATTGCCTCCAAGCAGTCGCTGCTCGCCCAGCTGCCCACGCTTACCGCCGAGCGCGAGCGCTCCGCCAAGCTGCTTGCTTCTGTCGCTTCGCTGATTCCCCCGGCGGAGAAGCTGCCCACCCTCCTGGTGGACACCGCCCGCCTGGTCAAAGCCAGCAACGGCGAATTGCGCCAGTTCACTCCCAGTCAAACCAAGGCCCTGCCGGAGGTGGCCGACTCGATCAACATCCAGGCCAATACCGCCAAAATCAGCCTCAACGCCACCTTCGCCGAGGTGCTCGCCCTGATGCGCAACTTCGAGCGCCTCGACGCGCTGGTGCGCATCGAGAACGTTTCGCTGCAGCCGCTTGAGATCAAAAACGCCCCCCCGGGCACCCCCCCGAGCCAGCGCCTGGCCGCCGAGTTCGACCTGACGGCCTACGTGCTGGGCAGCGGCCCGCCCTCGACTACCGAGGACGATAAAGGCCCGGGCTCGAAAACCGCGAATTAA
- a CDS encoding secretin N-terminal domain-containing protein, with translation MNGSKSWCVGLALLLGVGAAAAEEPLPRLRTRAVAPPAGDIAGEEIPLGRPVELGSGERVTLALKDAPVREVLQILARRAGCNVLFGEGVSAQRVSMDVRGETLDDTFNLVLHLHNLKARRTGNTILVGGEMAHNLPQTRMRTFRLNQADVQQAAGVLRGLGAQVGSTNLGSTQPGAATTNPDPAATSGPLRGELFVTVDARTNSLVAVGSPRALQIAQVQLAQLDVRQRQVMIDVKLVDVNLNNVSDLGFRLGGSAGNFQLGTVGGAADLGASYPAAVGLTGGGPGNTLIFNTLGALASAMALRLDTAIQEGSARVLASPQLLVASGAGFSKPTAARVEITDDVVVGATITTDRETGQSTTTIKVDKVGVSLEIAVYQVDDNGFVDVSLKPQVSSINDIQRDAAGNLVTLLTRRNLDIQRLRLRDGETFVIGGVIREIDRQLVQKMPLLGDLPVLGALFRFQSNQHERREVALMVTPHILKESVHEAAPLR, from the coding sequence ATGAATGGCTCGAAGTCTTGGTGTGTGGGCCTGGCGCTGCTTCTGGGGGTTGGGGCGGCGGCGGCCGAAGAACCGTTACCCCGCCTGCGCACCCGGGCGGTCGCCCCGCCTGCGGGTGATATTGCCGGGGAGGAAATCCCCCTGGGCCGGCCGGTGGAACTGGGGAGCGGCGAACGGGTCACCCTGGCGCTCAAGGACGCACCGGTCAGAGAGGTGCTGCAGATTTTGGCCCGCCGGGCCGGGTGCAACGTGCTCTTTGGCGAGGGGGTCAGCGCTCAGCGCGTCTCGATGGATGTGCGCGGCGAGACCCTCGACGATACGTTCAACTTGGTGCTGCACCTGCACAACCTCAAAGCCCGCCGCACCGGCAACACCATCCTGGTGGGCGGCGAGATGGCCCACAACCTCCCCCAGACCCGCATGCGCACCTTTCGCCTCAACCAGGCCGATGTGCAGCAGGCAGCCGGGGTACTGCGCGGGCTGGGCGCCCAGGTGGGTTCAACCAACCTCGGCAGTACCCAACCGGGTGCAGCGACCACCAACCCCGATCCTGCTGCTACCAGCGGTCCGTTGCGCGGTGAGCTGTTTGTCACCGTCGATGCGCGTACCAATTCGCTGGTGGCCGTCGGCAGCCCCCGCGCCCTGCAGATTGCCCAGGTGCAACTCGCCCAACTCGACGTGCGCCAGCGCCAGGTGATGATCGACGTCAAACTCGTCGATGTCAATCTCAACAACGTCAGCGATCTGGGTTTTCGCCTCGGTGGCTCGGCAGGTAACTTCCAGCTGGGCACGGTGGGGGGTGCTGCCGATCTGGGCGCTTCGTACCCGGCGGCGGTGGGCCTCACCGGCGGTGGGCCGGGTAACACGCTCATCTTCAACACCCTGGGCGCCCTCGCCTCGGCGATGGCCCTGCGCCTCGACACGGCCATCCAGGAAGGGTCCGCCCGGGTGCTCGCTTCTCCCCAATTGCTCGTCGCCTCCGGGGCCGGTTTTTCGAAGCCCACCGCCGCCCGCGTCGAAATTACCGATGACGTGGTCGTGGGGGCAACGATTACCACCGACCGGGAAACCGGTCAGAGCACCACCACCATCAAAGTCGACAAAGTCGGCGTCAGCCTGGAGATCGCCGTCTATCAAGTCGACGACAACGGCTTTGTCGATGTCTCCCTCAAGCCGCAGGTCAGTTCCATCAACGACATCCAGCGCGACGCGGCGGGGAATCTGGTCACCCTGCTCACCCGCCGCAACCTGGATATCCAGCGGCTGCGGCTGCGCGACGGCGAAACCTTCGTGATCGGCGGCGTCATCCGCGAAATCGACCGCCAACTGGTCCAGAAAATGCCGCTGCTGGGAGACTTGCCGGTGCTGGGTGCTTTGTTTCGCTTCCAAAGCAACCAACACGAGCGGCGCGAAGTGGCGCTGATGGTGACTCCCCACATCTTGAAAGAATCGGTCCATGAGGCGGCTCCCCTGCGATAA
- a CDS encoding FG-GAP-like repeat-containing protein: MANTFDASAILRLAPGPGWGWILGLGLAGTVALWAVPARAQVDFAPPATFAAGAGPYAAALGDLDDDGDLDIVTANSDSDNVTVLLGDGRGSFAAVGTFAVGGSEPESVALGDIDGDGDLDIVTADSDFNAAGLSVLANQGNGSFAAPNRLLVAGFPDFVTLGDMDNDTDTDILALASNSGDLTVLFNNGSGGFAMSATYSVGELPQSAALSDIDADGDLDIAVVDSRSDQVSVLLNDGRGGFAPAGNFAVDGPTSLALGDVDGDGDLDIVTANYFSDTGGGVAVLLGDGRGNFGPRRDFLATGASFAGLTDLDSDGDLDIVSNNAGDNQALVLLGNGRGNFTVATPFATGGVGPFGVALGDIDADGNPDIVAANVGSDNVAVLLNTFELGATPTITALNLPFGRPGIGVFIHGTGFTGISSVTFEKLGPGRVPAQFTVVSSTEINAVVPVGTASGRIVITTASGKIAISPQRFTAIRPPFGK; this comes from the coding sequence ATGGCGAATACTTTTGATGCGTCAGCCATTTTGCGGCTCGCCCCTGGGCCGGGCTGGGGCTGGATCTTGGGCCTGGGTCTGGCGGGAACGGTAGCCCTGTGGGCGGTCCCTGCCCGGGCGCAAGTCGATTTTGCGCCTCCCGCCACCTTTGCCGCCGGGGCCGGTCCCTACGCTGCAGCGCTGGGTGATCTAGACGACGACGGCGACCTGGACATCGTCACGGCCAACTCCGACTCCGACAATGTCACGGTACTTTTGGGCGACGGCCGCGGCAGTTTCGCCGCAGTCGGCACCTTTGCTGTGGGGGGGAGCGAGCCTGAGTCTGTGGCCCTGGGGGACATCGATGGGGACGGCGACCTGGACATTGTCACGGCCGACAGCGACTTCAATGCCGCTGGACTTTCGGTATTGGCAAATCAGGGCAACGGCAGTTTTGCCGCCCCCAATCGCCTGCTGGTGGCAGGGTTTCCCGATTTTGTCACCCTGGGAGACATGGACAACGACACAGATACGGATATCCTGGCGCTTGCTTCGAACAGCGGTGATCTCACGGTGCTGTTCAACAACGGCAGCGGCGGTTTCGCCATGTCCGCCACCTATTCTGTGGGCGAGTTGCCCCAATCGGCCGCGTTGAGCGATATCGACGCAGATGGCGACCTCGATATTGCCGTTGTCGACTCCCGCTCCGACCAAGTGTCGGTGCTGTTGAACGACGGCCGGGGTGGTTTTGCCCCGGCCGGCAACTTCGCCGTGGACGGCCCAACGTCCCTGGCTCTGGGGGATGTGGACGGCGACGGCGACCTCGACATCGTGACCGCCAACTACTTTTCCGACACGGGCGGAGGGGTGGCGGTGCTCCTGGGCGACGGGCGGGGCAATTTCGGCCCCCGCCGTGACTTCTTGGCAACTGGCGCGAGTTTTGCCGGTTTGACAGATCTCGACAGCGACGGCGACCTGGACATTGTCTCAAACAATGCTGGGGACAACCAGGCATTGGTACTGCTGGGTAACGGCCGCGGCAATTTCACGGTTGCCACTCCCTTTGCCACCGGTGGGGTCGGTCCTTTTGGAGTGGCGCTGGGAGATATCGATGCCGACGGCAACCCGGACATCGTCGCTGCCAACGTGGGATCCGACAACGTGGCGGTTCTATTGAATACGTTCGAGCTGGGTGCCACTCCGACCATCACGGCGTTGAACCTCCCTTTTGGACGGCCGGGCATTGGAGTTTTCATCCACGGTACCGGATTTACGGGAATCAGCTCGGTGACTTTTGAGAAGTTGGGGCCAGGGCGAGTACCTGCCCAGTTTACAGTGGTCTCATCCACGGAGATTAACGCCGTAGTACCGGTGGGCACAGCCTCAGGGCGCATTGTCATCACGACGGCGAGCGGCAAAATCGCCATCAGTCCGCAACGCTTCACCGCCATCAGGCCCCCGTTCGGGAAGTAG
- a CDS encoding competence/damage-inducible protein A, producing the protein MAPSAEILCIGTELLLGQIVNTNAQFLAVELAKLGIPHHFQTVVGDNPGRIRLALDIAIERAGIILTTGGLGPTDDDLTHQTLAEHFEVPLVRHPALLALIEERFRERNRPMSPTNAKQADLPEGAQILPNPMGTAPGIVWEPKAGVAILTFPGVPAEMRAMWAETAVPFLRLRGGGQEIFHSRTLRHWGVSESTLAEKVEEFLRGVNPTVAPYAGNGEVKLRITARAAGIAAAESLIAPVEASLRTIAGLDCYGADEDTLASASAALLVRTGTTLAVAESCTGGMLAEALTALPGASRYLRGAVVAYANDLKTSLLGVDEQRMIDHGAVSEPVARAMAEGVRNRLASDWGLALTGVSGPGGGTAQKPVGLVHIALAGPGETRAVEIRLGAQRGRDWIRRVSTQSALDLLRREIINWEAFGIMKER; encoded by the coding sequence ATGGCCCCCAGCGCAGAGATTCTCTGTATCGGCACCGAACTGCTCCTTGGCCAGATCGTCAACACCAACGCCCAGTTTCTGGCGGTCGAGCTGGCCAAACTGGGCATCCCCCATCACTTTCAGACCGTGGTGGGCGACAACCCCGGGCGCATCCGCCTCGCCCTCGACATTGCCATCGAGCGCGCCGGGATTATCCTCACCACCGGCGGCCTCGGGCCGACCGACGACGATCTCACCCACCAGACGCTGGCGGAGCACTTCGAGGTGCCCCTGGTGCGTCACCCGGCGCTGCTGGCCCTCATCGAGGAGCGCTTTCGCGAACGCAACCGGCCGATGAGCCCCACCAACGCCAAACAGGCGGATCTGCCCGAAGGCGCCCAGATCCTGCCCAACCCGATGGGCACAGCCCCCGGGATCGTCTGGGAACCGAAGGCCGGAGTGGCGATTCTCACTTTTCCGGGGGTGCCCGCCGAAATGCGTGCCATGTGGGCCGAGACGGCCGTACCGTTTTTGCGCTTGCGCGGTGGGGGCCAGGAAATCTTCCACAGCCGCACGCTACGCCATTGGGGTGTTTCGGAGTCCACCCTCGCTGAGAAGGTGGAAGAATTTCTCCGGGGCGTCAACCCCACCGTTGCCCCCTACGCGGGCAATGGCGAGGTGAAACTGCGCATCACCGCCCGGGCCGCAGGTATCGCAGCGGCCGAGTCGCTCATCGCCCCGGTCGAAGCGAGCCTGCGCACCATCGCCGGTCTTGACTGCTACGGGGCGGACGAAGACACCCTTGCCTCGGCGAGTGCAGCACTTTTGGTCCGCACCGGCACCACCCTGGCGGTGGCCGAATCGTGCACCGGCGGCATGCTGGCCGAAGCCCTCACCGCCCTGCCGGGAGCCTCGCGCTACTTGCGCGGAGCGGTGGTCGCCTACGCAAACGATCTCAAAACGTCGCTGCTCGGTGTCGACGAGCAACGGATGATCGACCACGGCGCGGTGAGCGAGCCGGTGGCCCGCGCTATGGCCGAGGGGGTACGCAATCGGCTTGCCAGTGACTGGGGACTGGCGCTGACCGGTGTGTCCGGTCCGGGGGGCGGGACCGCCCAAAAACCCGTGGGGTTGGTGCACATCGCCCTTGCCGGACCGGGAGAGACTCGTGCGGTCGAAATCCGCCTTGGTGCGCAGCGCGGGCGCGACTGGATACGCCGGGTGAGTACCCAGAGCGCCCTCGATCTCCTCCGCCGAGAGATCATCAACTGGGAAGCCTTTGGTATTATGAAAGAGCGATAA
- the aroQ gene encoding type II 3-dehydroquinate dehydratase: MPIAASLRVLLLNGPNLSLLGRREVDVYGTVTLADIERTLQLDAQDLDVELSCLQSNHEGVLIDAIHDAFGRCDGLVINPGGLTHTSVALRDAIAGVGLPTVEVHMSNVYRRESFRHHSFIAPVAVGQISGFGADSYRLGLRAIALFLRRRAEQDEGPCR, from the coding sequence GTGCCGATCGCCGCTAGTTTGCGGGTTTTGCTGCTGAACGGCCCCAACCTCAGCCTGCTGGGCAGGCGCGAGGTCGATGTCTACGGGACCGTCACCTTGGCCGATATCGAACGCACCCTACAACTCGACGCTCAAGATCTGGACGTCGAGTTGTCTTGTTTGCAGTCCAACCATGAAGGGGTGCTCATCGACGCCATCCACGACGCTTTCGGGCGCTGCGACGGGCTGGTGATCAACCCGGGGGGGTTGACCCACACCAGCGTCGCCCTGCGCGATGCGATCGCCGGCGTCGGCCTACCCACGGTCGAAGTGCATATGAGCAATGTCTATCGGCGTGAGAGCTTTCGCCACCATTCGTTTATCGCCCCGGTGGCGGTGGGACAAATCAGTGGCTTCGGCGCCGACAGCTACCGGCTCGGCCTGCGGGCCATCGCTCTGTTCCTGCGTCGGCGGGCCGAGCAGGACGAGGGTCCCTGTCGATAG
- a CDS encoding PQQ-dependent sugar dehydrogenase, whose protein sequence is MRASKLAALLLVFFPWYPAQAAPNLDRIGLPPGFAIGIFAQGLDRPRAVAFAPNGDLFVTEIGAGRVSVLPDRDGNGKADRRVTFAGKLSDPHGLAFYRGYLYVGETGKVARYPYKSGQLEGRNRQVVVNNLPSGGGHFTRTVAFGPDDKMYVSIGSTCNVCVERDKRRATVMQFNADGTGGRIYASGLRNAVGLRFDSAGRLWATSNGRDWLGDDTPPDELHILEDGMSAGWPFCHAGKYKDPEPKYAALGSCEQVKRPLWGFQAHSAPLGVSEYTGNQFPPEYRGDLFVAFHGSWNRSRPTGYKVVRAEIENGKVTRLSDFATGWLRPDREVAGRPVDVLAGPDGSLFVTDDGEGVIYRIRYTGQ, encoded by the coding sequence ATGCGCGCATCGAAACTGGCGGCACTGTTGCTCGTTTTTTTCCCCTGGTACCCAGCCCAGGCGGCGCCGAATCTCGATCGCATCGGCCTGCCGCCCGGATTTGCAATCGGTATTTTTGCCCAGGGGCTGGACAGGCCCCGCGCCGTCGCCTTTGCTCCCAACGGCGATTTGTTTGTCACCGAGATCGGGGCGGGGCGCGTGAGTGTGCTGCCCGATCGCGACGGCAACGGCAAAGCTGACCGCCGAGTGACCTTCGCAGGCAAGTTGAGTGATCCCCACGGCCTCGCTTTCTACAGGGGCTATCTCTACGTCGGTGAGACCGGTAAAGTCGCCCGCTACCCCTACAAAAGCGGGCAGCTCGAAGGCCGCAACCGGCAGGTGGTGGTGAATAACCTGCCTTCCGGCGGGGGCCACTTTACCCGCACGGTCGCCTTCGGTCCGGACGATAAAATGTACGTATCGATCGGTTCGACCTGCAACGTCTGTGTCGAGCGCGACAAGCGGCGCGCCACGGTCATGCAGTTCAATGCCGACGGCACCGGCGGTCGCATCTACGCAAGCGGCCTGCGCAACGCGGTCGGTTTGCGCTTCGACTCGGCAGGCAGGCTGTGGGCCACCAGCAACGGCCGCGACTGGCTGGGGGACGACACGCCGCCGGACGAGCTGCACATTCTCGAAGACGGCATGAGCGCCGGCTGGCCCTTTTGCCACGCGGGCAAGTACAAAGATCCCGAGCCCAAATATGCAGCACTGGGTTCCTGTGAGCAAGTGAAGCGGCCGCTCTGGGGGTTTCAGGCCCACTCGGCGCCTCTGGGGGTTAGTGAATACACCGGCAATCAGTTTCCGCCCGAGTACCGGGGCGATTTGTTCGTGGCCTTCCACGGCAGCTGGAACCGCTCGCGCCCGACCGGCTATAAAGTGGTGCGCGCCGAGATCGAGAACGGCAAGGTCACCCGGTTGAGCGATTTTGCCACCGGCTGGCTGCGCCCCGATCGCGAGGTGGCCGGTCGTCCCGTCGATGTGCTGGCCGGGCCGGACGGCAGTCTGTTTGTCACCGACGACGGCGAAGGGGTGATCTACCGCATCCGCTATACGGGGCAGTAG